One window from the genome of Actinoplanes teichomyceticus ATCC 31121 encodes:
- a CDS encoding FAD-dependent oxidoreductase — protein sequence MTHYDIVIVGSGFGGSVSALRLTEKGYRVGVLEAGRRFTPDTLPKTSWDLRNFLWAPRLGMRGIQRITLLKDIVVLSAAGVGGGSLVYANTLYRPPAPFFADPHWSGITDWAGELASHYDQASRMLGVTEQPTMTPSDVVIKQVAEDMGVGHTFRRTPVGVFFGEPGRTVPDPYFGGAGPDRTGCTECGNCMIGCRVGAKNRLDVNYLYLAERNGATVHPDTEVTAVRPVAGGWRVETRNGTFTADQVILSAGALGTQRLLHAMRDTGVLPRLSPRLGMLTRTNSEALLGAETKQVPAAPFSRGVAITSSFHPDPDTHIEPVRYGPGSNAMGLLSTLLVDGGGRVPRPLKFLWQCVRHPMVLAYSISVRRWSERTIIALVMQTLDNSLTVRRTRRGRLTTRPGHGEPNPTWIPVGHEAVRRIADRIDGFPGGTVGDIVNIPMTAHILGGATIGASAQSGVVDAYHRVFGHPGLHVVDGSAVPANLGVNPSLTITALAERAMSLWPNRGDTDPRPPLGADYQRVEPVTPRSPAVPPHAPAALRR from the coding sequence ATGACGCATTACGACATCGTGATCGTGGGCAGCGGCTTCGGCGGCAGCGTCAGCGCACTGCGCCTGACGGAGAAGGGTTACCGGGTCGGCGTGCTGGAGGCCGGCCGCCGCTTCACCCCCGACACCCTGCCGAAGACGTCATGGGACCTGCGGAACTTCCTCTGGGCGCCCAGGCTCGGCATGCGCGGCATCCAGCGGATCACCCTGCTCAAGGACATCGTGGTGCTGTCCGCGGCCGGGGTCGGCGGCGGCTCGCTGGTCTACGCCAACACGCTCTACCGGCCACCGGCCCCGTTCTTCGCCGACCCGCACTGGTCCGGCATCACCGACTGGGCCGGTGAGCTGGCGTCGCACTACGACCAGGCGTCCCGGATGCTCGGCGTGACCGAGCAGCCCACCATGACCCCGTCCGACGTGGTGATCAAGCAGGTGGCCGAGGACATGGGGGTCGGGCACACGTTCCGCCGCACCCCGGTCGGCGTCTTCTTCGGCGAGCCGGGGCGGACCGTGCCGGACCCCTACTTCGGCGGCGCCGGGCCGGACCGGACCGGCTGCACCGAGTGCGGCAACTGCATGATCGGCTGCCGGGTCGGCGCGAAGAACCGCCTCGACGTCAACTACCTCTACCTCGCCGAGCGCAACGGCGCCACGGTGCACCCGGACACCGAGGTCACCGCGGTCCGGCCGGTCGCCGGCGGCTGGCGGGTGGAGACCCGCAACGGCACGTTCACCGCCGACCAGGTGATCCTCTCGGCCGGCGCGCTCGGCACCCAGCGGCTGCTGCACGCGATGCGGGACACCGGGGTGCTGCCCCGGCTCTCCCCGCGGCTGGGCATGCTGACCCGGACGAATTCGGAGGCGCTGCTCGGCGCGGAGACCAAACAGGTGCCCGCCGCGCCGTTCAGTCGCGGGGTGGCGATCACCTCGTCGTTCCACCCGGACCCGGACACCCACATCGAGCCGGTCCGCTACGGCCCCGGCAGCAACGCCATGGGCCTGCTGTCCACGCTGCTGGTGGACGGCGGCGGCCGGGTGCCACGCCCGCTGAAGTTCCTCTGGCAGTGCGTCCGGCACCCGATGGTGCTGGCCTACTCGATCTCGGTACGCCGGTGGAGCGAACGGACCATCATCGCGCTGGTCATGCAGACCCTGGACAACTCCCTGACGGTACGGCGGACCCGGCGCGGCCGGCTGACCACCCGCCCGGGGCACGGCGAGCCCAACCCGACCTGGATCCCGGTCGGACACGAGGCGGTTCGCCGGATCGCCGACCGGATCGACGGCTTCCCCGGCGGCACCGTCGGCGACATCGTCAACATCCCGATGACCGCGCACATCCTCGGCGGGGCGACCATCGGCGCGTCGGCGCAGAGCGGGGTGGTGGACGCGTACCACCGGGTCTTCGGCCATCCCGGCCTGCACGTGGTGGACGGCTCCGCGGTGCCGGCCAACCTCGGGGTGAACCCGTCGCTGACCATCACGGCGCTCGCCGAGCGGGCCATGTCGCTGTGGCCGAACCGGGGCGACACCGACCCCCGACCCCCGCTGGGCGCGGATTACCAGCGGGTCGAGCCGGTCACGCCGCGCTCCCCCGCGGTGCCACCGCACGCCCCGGCCGCCCTGCGCCGGTGA